DNA sequence from the Candidatus Poribacteria bacterium genome:
GTCAGCCGCCTGTCATTTCTTCTTCTTCCCATCTTCCGGTTTCCTTCCACCTTCGAGCGACTTGTGTGGCGGTTTCGACGATCCACGCTTGTTCTCTTTCATAAACTGTCCGAAGGTCCAACCAGAAAAGACCGTCCTTGATTCTACCGATGACGGGAATTGTAGCTTTTCGGAAGTGAGCCGCGAGCATTTCAGCAGAAATCTCCAACGGTTCAAGGACGAGTGCGATGCTCGGCAACGTCTCAACAGGGAGAGCGCCACTCCCGATTTGTCCATAGGTTTCCGAGACCTGAATGCCAATCTTTTCCTCGAAGAGAGGTTCTAACTGTCCTTTGAGCTCTGTTGCAAGGGTGTGGAGTGACTCTATTGATCGGGTATAGCGGTTGAGCATCGGAAACCGTTCCGTTAAGGTCGTATCCGCTGTGAGATAGAGTTGCAATGTTGCTGACAGACCGGCGATGATGAGTTTATCGACTCGGAGTGCCCGCATCATCGGATTTTTACGCATCTTTTCGATCCATTCCGCTTTACCGACGATAATTCCGGCTTGGGGTCCACCGAGCAATTTATCACCGCTAAAGGTAACAATGTCAACACCGCTGGCGATTCGTTCTCCGACGAGTGGTTCATGCGGGAGTCCATAAGTTGTCATATCAATAAGCGCACCGCTCCCAAGATCTTCCATCGTTGGGATGCCGTGCTGTGCACCGAGTTCTGTCAATTCTTCCATCGAAGGCGTTGAAGTGAAACCGAGAATTTTGTA
Encoded proteins:
- the selA gene encoding L-seryl-tRNA(Sec) selenium transferase encodes the protein MLDLQATYARSLVTEALRAVVADIRNDILSGNHTQLPEHTEYAEQTRQKIETKIGARMRPVVNATGTVTHTNLGRSLLSNSTCEAIQQAAQNYVNLEYDIATGSRGHRDRITEPLLQQLTGCEASTIVNNNAAAVLLALQTMAHGKEVIVSRGELIEIGGAFRVPDVMAASGAILREVGTTNRTHLRDYAEAINENTGLLLKVHPSNYKILGFTSTPSMEELTELGAQHGIPTMEDLGSGALIDMTTYGLPHEPLVGERIASGVDIVTFSGDKLLGGPQAGIIVGKAEWIEKMRKNPMMRALRVDKLIIAGLSATLQLYLTADTTLTERFPMLNRYTRSIESLHTLATELKGQLEPLFEEKIGIQVSETYGQIGSGALPVETLPSIALVLEPLEISAEMLAAHFRKATIPVIGRIKDGLFWLDLRTVYEREQAWIVETATQVARRWKETGRWEEEEMTGG